The sequence below is a genomic window from Rudanella lutea DSM 19387.
TCGTCCTCAAAGTTACGCCCCACCACCGACACCTCGTTGAACGATAGCCGAGAGCAATTGATAAGCAAAAGCGGGATAAAGAAAACGAAATAGGCAATGTAGTGACGTGTACGCTGGGGGGTTAGCATAGCTGATATGAAATCGTGACGATTAACGCGGAAATATGCCGAATTGACAGCCTCCTTGCAAGACCCGATGAGTGAAAGGTAACAGCTGTGCTCAGCGTACCCTGAATAAATCGACCAGTTTGGGTACGTAATCGTCGTGGGTGTCGAGGGCGAGGTAATTTGCTTTGTATTGCTTGCACAGACGCTCGAGCCGGGCGCGGTTGTCGTTGAAGGTATTCTGAAGCCCCGCCCGAAACGCCCGCGACGAGGTGTTGACCCAATTGGTACGGCCCGTTTCGGCATCGTACACCGGAATAATGCCCAAAGGCGGCAAGTTGACTTCGCGTTGATCGTAAAAATGAATCACGACCAAATCGTGCTTACGGGCGAGGGCTTTAAGGCTCTGCTCGTACTGGGTATCGATAAAGTCGGACAGCAGAATTACCACACTCCGCCGTTTGAGCACATTGAGCGTAAACAGCAGGGCGTCGGACAGGCGCGTTCGGATCGACTGCGGCTGGAGTTTAAACAGACTCATAATGAGCTGATAACCGCTTTTCATGCTGTTGGCGGGCTTGATATATAGCTCTTTCTGGTCCGAAAAACAGTACAAGCCCACGTGGCTGGCTTCCCGAATAGCCGACATCGCCAACACGCCACATACCTCTTTGGTCACGTCGAGTTTGGTGCGCTCCTGCGAGCCTACCCGTTGCGAGGCACTCACATCGACCACGAAGAAAACCGTCTGATCTTTCTCTTCCCGGAAGACCTTTACAAACGTACCATGCCCTTTCGACGACACGTTCCAGTCGATAGCCCGCACATCGTCGCCGTACTGGTAGGTTCGCAGATCGGCAAACTCAAGCCCCGACCCTTTGAATACCGACCGAAAGCTACCCCGCATCTGGCTGTTCACCGCCTTACGAATACGGATTTCGATGTGTCGGAGCCGGGTAAGAAATTCATCCATGCGTTCGTTGCAGACAATGGGTGGTTTATGGACATCCCAAACCGCACCTATTGATGTTAATGTATGTTAGTAACTGATAATACTCAGTATTTGGTACGCATCCGAATTGTAGTTTCGCACCCGAAAGTTAATCGAAAATGAGTACGCACCGTATCCCCGGGGTTTTTATGGCCCTTTTGCTGTTGGTCAGTGGCTGTTCGGACAACGACGGCGTTGAGAAACCCGACAACTTAGTCGAAGCCGACAAAATGGCCCGGATTCTGACGCAGGTTCATCTGGCCGAAGCCCAGGTGGGTCGGTACGCCCTCCGGTCGACCGATTCGTCGACCCTTATTTTCAAGCGACTTCAAACGGGTATCTTGAAGAAATATGGGGTCGATACGTCGGCGTACCGCAAGAGTTATATCTATTACTCAGCGCACCCCGACAAGCTGGAGGCTATCTACGCCAATGTCACGAAGGAACTGCAAAAAATGAGCAATGTCTCTTCCACATCGACTACCGCGCCCAGCACCGCTACAGCCACCCGCGCCACTGTAGGTTCGGGTACTCTTCAGCGACCCCAGTAAAACCACCAAGCCATGCATGTAGGCATTATCGGAGCGGGCATTTCGGGCCTGACGTTAGCATACGAACTCCAAAAACGCGGTATTCCGTATCGGCTTTTCGAAGCTTCAGACCGTGTTGGCGGGTATATCCAATCGGAGCGCGAGGGTGCCTACCTGCGCGAAATTGGCCCCAACTCGCTGCTGGGCGGTACCGAACTACTCAACTGGCTCGACGAGCTGGGCCTGACCGGGCAGATCGAGATGGCCAAACCCGTGAGCAAAGCCCGGTTTATTTTCCGCAACGGCCAGTACCGCGAACTACCCTCGGGTCCGCCCGCGCTTCTGCTGGGTTCGTATTTCAGCTGGAAAACGAAATGGGCCATTTTCAACGAGCGGAACAACAAAACAACCTCCCCGCCGGGCGAAACGCTGGGGCAGTTTTTCCGCCGTCGGTTTTCAGGCGAAATTGTCGATTATGCGCTGGCGCCGTTTGTAGCGGGCATCTACGCCGGAGACCCGGAGCGGCTCCTCGTGTCCGAAACGTTTCCGGTACTGCTTCAGTACGAACGTGAGTACGGCTCGGTGCTTCGGGGATTTATTAAAAACCGCTCGGGCGAACGGCGGCAGTCGTTCAGTTTTCGTGATGGGATGCAAACCCTCCCGCTCACCCTGGCAGCCAACCTGAACGGGTTATCGCTCAACGATGCCGTGAGCCACTTGCAGCCACTCCCTGAGGGGCGCTGGCAGGTAACGGCGGCTTCGGGCACGTACTCATTCGATAAGCTGGTACTGTCGACACCTACTGGCCCGGCGGCACACCTGCTGGAGACCATTCAACCCGCTCTTTCGGCGGCTCTGCGCCAAATTGAATACCCGCCCATGACGGCCGTCCACTCAGCCTACAAACGCGCCGATGTGGGTTACCCGCTCGATGGCTTCGGGGGGCTCAACCCCGCCAAAGAAAACCGGTTCTGCGCGGGGCATATCTGGAGTAGCTCCATTTTTGGGTACCGCTGCCCCGACGACGAGGTGTTGCTAACTACGTTTGTGGGCGGCAAGCAAGCCCCCGACAACGCCCGTAAGCCTGAGTCTGAGATTTTCGAGCAGGTGCACCGCGAACTGTCCGAAAGCCTGAACATCCGGGCACAGGCACCGGTATGGCGCAGGCTCGTGCGCTGGGAACACGCCATTCCGCAGTACGACGCCAACCTGGCGGCTACCAAGCCCCTCATTGCCACCCTCGAAACAGACAACCTGTACGTGAGTGCTAACTGGTACGGCGGCATCTCGTTGCCCGACTGTATTCGGAAGAGCCAGACGCTGGCCCAGCAGTTTGGCGTGCCGGTTTCGGGCGACTGATGTTCCGTTTTTAGTGTATCGTGAGTTATTGAAAATGGCTGACGCTTAGGGCCGCTTCGGCGTTCCGATTCGACAGGCTCAGGCTGACGAGCAGCGCTCAAACCAAATGTCAGACTGAGCCTGTCGAATCGGAACACCGAAGCGGCCCTGTACGCCAGCATTTTTTTATAATTCACGTTAGTTTATCGTTTTGGTTAGCTGAAGTGCTATCGTGACAATCTGTCAGACTGACCCGCTCTGGAACAACTTTTGGAGATAAACCGACATCACACGTATTCTTCAAACAGTTACCTAAATACTCATCCTTTATGGAAGCGGTACAGAACGAAAAAGAAGGGACTAAACGCGGGCAGATCTCGATTCATACCGAGAACATCTTCCCGATTATCAAGAAGTTTCTTTACTCAGACCACGAAATCTTCCTGCGCGAACTGGTTTCCAACGCAGTCGACGCGACGCAGAAACTCAAAAAACTGGCTTCGTACGGCGAATACAATGGCGAACTGGGCGACGACCTGAAGGTGACCGTGGCGTTCGATAAAGAAGCCAAAACGATCACGATCAGCGACCGGGGTATCGGGATGAGCGCCGACGAGATCCAGAAATACATCAATCAGATTGCGTTTTCGGGGGCTACCGAGTTTATCGAAAAATACAAGGATAAAAGCGGGCAGGTCGATGAGAAAGCCATTATCGGTCATTTCGGCTTAGGGTTTTACTCGGCCTTTATGGTGGCCAAAGAGGTTGAAATTATTTCGAAATCGTACCGCGATGAGGAGCCTATCAGCCGCTGGGTGTGCGACGGTTCGACCGAGTTTGAGATTGGCCCCGCCGAAAGCCGGGTGTCGGGCGGCACCGAACGCGGTACCGACGTGGTTCTGCACATTGCCGAAGATTCGGAAGAGTTTCTGGATGAATACCGCTTGCAGGGTATTCTGGAAAAGTACGGCAAATTCCTGCCCATCCCGATTGAGTTTAACGGTAAGGTGATTAACAACACCACACCGATCTGGACTAAAACGCCCTCGGACCTCACCGACGACGATTACAAGAATTTCTACCGGGAGCTGTACCCCATGTCGGAGGAGCCCCTGTTCTGGATTCACCTCAACGTTGACTATCCGTTCAACCTGACGGGG
It includes:
- the hemG gene encoding protoporphyrinogen oxidase produces the protein MHVGIIGAGISGLTLAYELQKRGIPYRLFEASDRVGGYIQSEREGAYLREIGPNSLLGGTELLNWLDELGLTGQIEMAKPVSKARFIFRNGQYRELPSGPPALLLGSYFSWKTKWAIFNERNNKTTSPPGETLGQFFRRRFSGEIVDYALAPFVAGIYAGDPERLLVSETFPVLLQYEREYGSVLRGFIKNRSGERRQSFSFRDGMQTLPLTLAANLNGLSLNDAVSHLQPLPEGRWQVTAASGTYSFDKLVLSTPTGPAAHLLETIQPALSAALRQIEYPPMTAVHSAYKRADVGYPLDGFGGLNPAKENRFCAGHIWSSSIFGYRCPDDEVLLTTFVGGKQAPDNARKPESEIFEQVHRELSESLNIRAQAPVWRRLVRWEHAIPQYDANLAATKPLIATLETDNLYVSANWYGGISLPDCIRKSQTLAQQFGVPVSGD
- a CDS encoding DUF4296 domain-containing protein produces the protein MALLLLVSGCSDNDGVEKPDNLVEADKMARILTQVHLAEAQVGRYALRSTDSSTLIFKRLQTGILKKYGVDTSAYRKSYIYYSAHPDKLEAIYANVTKELQKMSNVSSTSTTAPSTATATRATVGSGTLQRPQ
- a CDS encoding DUF58 domain-containing protein; this translates as MDEFLTRLRHIEIRIRKAVNSQMRGSFRSVFKGSGLEFADLRTYQYGDDVRAIDWNVSSKGHGTFVKVFREEKDQTVFFVVDVSASQRVGSQERTKLDVTKEVCGVLAMSAIREASHVGLYCFSDQKELYIKPANSMKSGYQLIMSLFKLQPQSIRTRLSDALLFTLNVLKRRSVVILLSDFIDTQYEQSLKALARKHDLVVIHFYDQREVNLPPLGIIPVYDAETGRTNWVNTSSRAFRAGLQNTFNDNRARLERLCKQYKANYLALDTHDDYVPKLVDLFRVR